The stretch of DNA TGCTGCTCCTTCAGCTGTTTAGCTACCTGTTGGACACAAATACAGGGTGACCGTCagatacaaaaatacacacGTCCATCACACAGAATATTCCCTCCCAGACTCCACAGCCCTTCCTAAACCCAATCCCTACCCACAGGTTTGCAACCTCACACAACAGGGACAATAGCTGCAACTGCATTATCAGTGCACATGGAAGTGGAAACTCACGTCTTTGGCAGACGACCCAGAAACCTCGATCCAAGTCTTGGAGAAGAAAGCACAGGACCCCAGCATGAAGACAATGTAGATAACCGCATGGACCGGGTCATCCAGTACCGAGCCAAACGACTCTGGCGGCGAAAGATAGTAGCACAGCCCACCGACAGGGTAGGCACGTGCTGGACCTCCAGAGGAAGTGTCCTGTGTGCAAAAGCCCAAAATCGTCAGTTCACTGCGCTCTACAGTTTCTGAATGCTTGCTGTCACTCTTTAATAACCAGTTATTTCAACTTCAACATTAAACTTCAGTATGACTCGTATGTGTGTCACCACTGGTGGCATATCCCGATGACTAGTCCACGTTGGAACTAATCATGCCACTCCAGTAAGTGCCTAACATGCTCTGTGGCTTAGCACGCCTGGTTACAGTGCATAGCAGGTAATCAGAGAAACAAACCAACTGAGTTATGAGTTATATCAGACATTAAAATGTTACTTACAGACCAAGTTCCTAGTAGATTGACAAGGAAGTTTCCACTGAATCGTGTAGAGAGCATCTGGGAGATGACGTAGAGATTGGACACCAGGGCTGACTGGAGGATGATGGGAATGTTGGAGGTGTAGAACAGTTTGATGGGATAGGTGTTGTACTGACCACGGTAGCGGGCAGACTTGATGGGCAGGTCCACTCTGAAGCCCTGTGGAGAGTGAACATGAGAGCATAAGCTTGACAATATTTGCGCACAATCCGTGAAATAAGATGAATCTCATTAGAGCTGTATCTTTTTCAACATACAAACCTGACATGCAACAATCCTAACATAAAAAGCATGTCATGGTTTTAACTTAACCAACTTCAGTTAACATAATTTAACAAGAGTAGCGATACATCTCATACACAGTAATCTACTTTAAACATAGATACTGATGAGTGACCAATGACTCCAGTGGGTCAGGGCTGACCTGGAAGTATATGACCACAGCAAAGACGAAAACGGTTGCAATGAGGTTCATGAGGTTGGGCAGGTTCTGGCGGTAGAAGGCCTCTCTCAGGGCGCGCACTTTGTCCGTGCGGGTGGCCAGCAGGTGGAAGAGGGCGATGATGGCACCCTCAAACTCCGTTCCTGAACACAAGAGACTGGTTGCACTTTCGAGTTGCTGCAGAGCAGTCACAGCCTGTTATTCTGAAGGGCAACAATCATGCTGTACCCTGCTTATATCCCTGCTGGACACATCATCACATGCACAATCAAGCAGTAAACAAGGATAAATTACACAAAATCAATCCCTTGATTCAGATCACTAAAATGTCCAAGTAGAATTATTATCGTTCTTTCTAGAAACCGTTGGGAAAAATAAGCTGCATCTATTCATTTCctacctctgcctgtgttcacagTGGTGGGGCTGAAGGCCTTCCAGACGATGGTCTCGCAGATGTTTGTGGCGATGAAAAGGGAGATTCCAGAGCCCAGACCATAGCCCTTCTGCAACAGCTCATCCAGGAGCAGGACAATCAGGCCTGCCACAAACAGCTGGCGAGAAAGCCAATCAAAAGCACATGTCAGCAAGCTGCCTCACTGCACAGCTGAAGCCCCACTAGCTGAAGAGGGGATGTAATAACCGACCAATGAAAAAGGGCGGGCAAGTAGATCACCTGAATGATGATTAGCAAGCAGATCCCAGCTCCCATCTCCGAGGGGTCCCCGTACATCCCCGTCATTACGTACACAATGGCCTGGCCGATGGTGATGATCATACCGAACACTGCCAAAACCCCAGAAACACATTTATGAGGGAGGCCCTTCCTTAAATAAAAGCAGTATAGCTGGAATGACCCATCAGTACCAATGTCAATGACGTTAGTAATGCACATCTGGAGACCAGACAGGCGGGTGTGATTTGATCAGTAAAATGATATTAGTATGGTGCTTTTAAAAGACACTGTCCCAAAACAGCGAAGTAATTTTCAAATTATGCATTTGGATACTACAAaaagaaatttaaataaataaataaaggtctTTAATTCAACCAAAAAGTTTAACCAGACCTTCAGGTAGGTAATATACCCCACAATCTTCCAATTATTTGTTCTTCCAAGCATGGACCATAACACATCCAATTGATTTACCCCACAGAATAAACAACAGTTTAGGCAGTCTTTCTGGATTGATAGGTGCAGGGGTGTGGCTTACATTTCTGTGCCCCGTTAAAGAGCGCTCTGTCCTTTGGGGTGTCCCCGACCTCAATGATTTTGGCTCCAGCCAGCAGCTGCATGATGAGACCAGAGGTGACGATGGGAGAGATGCCCAGCTCCATCAGAGTACCTGTAGATTAGGGCAAGCGAAACAAAACAAGATTAAGCAAAATCCAGCCATGAATCTGTAGAACAGCCAGGTCAGGACCCAGCATGAAAGAAAACGTCAGGCtgcagcacaaaaaaaacattcaattttggctggaggcattttttttttcttctcctgccAGCTGAAAATGTaaccaaatgacaaaatatcaAACAGCAAATACTATATAAACTATGAGTATACTCAACGTAGTATACTAAAACACCAAAATGTTTCACAGTATCTGTGTGAAATCTAGCTTGATGgcccctttttttttattttttttttttatgggtaTGCCCTAAAACTCCAATTCCCACCTATGGccatgaaaaaatattaaaggCAGTATTAAAACGGGTGATTTATGGTTATGCACTGAAGATAATTAAGAACACACCTCTGTTGGATGCCAGAATCACTCTCATCCAGTAGAACGGGTCGGCAGAGTCCGATGACATGATCCCAAAGAGGGGGATCTAAAGGAGAGAAGAATGGACTCTTCAAGACTAGAAATACAATGCTACACAAATCTTGCCTTCATCACAGAACGTCCAAATATTCCCACAAATCTGCCTATATATGTACAATCCATCTGATATTTGATTGGCTATCCGTACGATTACTTGACAGCGACTGGCTACGTACCTGGCAGCAGACCAGGAAGATGAAGAGTGTGATGGCAGTCCATAGTACCTTTTCCCTGAACTGAATCTGAAGGGAAATGAAACATTTGCACAAGAGTGAACACCCGTGTAACGCGGTTGTAACGGGTCATGAAAGGAGGAGTAAAGTGTGAATGCATAACTAACTTACCTTTCTTTCTGGCTTTTGAATTTCAGGTAAAACCGCACAGAACGGTTTTATTACTTCCAAAAATTTtactgaaaaacaaagaaaacagtaTTTATTGTTCCTCAAAAGAATTAGACCTAGCCATCTAGCCTGTATCGCATAAACATTGCATGGACCATTTATCAAAAAATTTCAAACTGAAAAGCAAGCAGTCTTTTCAGACGCAAGGAGACGTGGCACACAACAGCCAAGCCAGCATTGGACAAATGGCGTGATCGAAAGAACAATTTTATCACAATAACATTGGTAATAAAACGGTCACCATATGAAAACGGTtatcagaaacaaagtgaaaatTCCACATACAATTCttaaagcaggagaaaatctaGTTGGCTAACGGTTTGCCAACTTTGGGTGCAAACCAGCTGGGCCATACAGCTAGTGCAGATTCAACGCTAAGCTACGTCATCAGTCTTACAACCTTGAATCCAACACCTAAATGTTCACCTGTGCATAAACAATGCACATTTACAGAAATCAACGAATAAAAATGGCTGACTAGTATAACACCTTATCTAACTAGCAGGATCGTATTGTAACACTAACAAAATGATCTGCCTCCACTAAGTTagcaagcaagctagctacGACCACTGAAACGATCATGTTGCAGTGGAGTAATTCTTTACGTATCAAGTCATCTAATTAATTGTTTAGAGGCTAGCTTGCCACAAACACAGAAGTTagttagctacctagctaacgttagtttaaTATGAGGAATCAGGAAATAACCTTTATGTTGAGAGCAGGACGTTAGCCTAGCGCAAATGTTCTCCACTCCACCATTGTCGAAACATAGCTAGCCATTTGTAATCTCTAACCATTACCTTGATATCTAGATAAATCACACGATTCGTACGTAGTTTGTAACTATTATGTATACGTGATAATATTTTACGGCAGCCAACTATACATGTTAAAGCTCTACCTAGCTTGATCTAGTCtagttgaaaacaaaaaatggccTCCGCCTATCCCATGCTTTAACGGTAGATTTCCGAAACCTTCaatgaaatgttttataataaataaagctATTCATCGCATTTCCCTGTCATAATACGATCCTATGGTTTGGTTAACATATCCAGGAAATGTACTCACTGCCCATGGTGCCCTTTGTGTGGATCCCAGCGTGTTAATGGTCCCGGTGTACTGGATCAGTCAAGTCTGAATGGCACCGGCTCGCCGTTCCGCTCCGAAAAGAAATCACTTTTAGAGACACGTCACCACTACAGCAGCTAACACACGTCAGATGTAATTCAGCACTGGCCTAGTTTCACGAGTCCGTAGGTTCACTAAACCGGAGCGGTCGGGTggatttatgttttatattcGTGACGCTACGTTTAAAGATATAATGCGCTGATCTTCAAACGTAGCTATAGTATATCAGCATATTATTATGTGTGTAGCCTCATTCTGTCATATTGGTTGTCAGCacataaatatatttctgcTAATGTTTTCGGAGCCATCAAGTAGGTCTGAGTTACCCTGATGTCAAGGTAAGTATTTGACTTCAAACAGCTAACTTATATTCAAACAACAACATcatcaacaacaataataataataagcacaaCAAAAACTTCACCTGCCTAAAGATTTTATTTGCCTGCAATTACAATAAACGGGACGTGGATATTTGTCTTGGAAAACTATGTTTAGTGCTGTACACCTTCATCATTTATTACAGAATTGAGAGGTCTCTACACTCAGGAGTGCATAATATCTCGGGGAAGAGGTCTGCTCTTTTAGTAGCTAGTATGCGTATTTCTGCATATGGTATATCATAAAATTGAGTTGAAGTAGCCTAGTAATAGAAAAACGAGTGTTACAGACTGTAGGGCATTTGCGGATATCCGCAAAATAACTTCAGGCTATAGGCTAGACTCCACACGTCTTCCAGTCACGTACGATCTAGTTTATCTAAATGACTTTTTTCTCTTCTTATTTCTATTTTCACTAAATTATACAATCAACAAAACCATACAGGTTACTTCTTTTTAACGTCAAAACATGataaccaaaaaatatataaatttctGAGCGTCTCAGGGTGACGACTACAGGAAAAGGTGTGGCTAGGAAGTTATTCCGGGCGACCAAAGGTTAGCTAAGCTTAACTACTAGGCTAATGTTTGTTCTGTGGTTGTTGAGCGTTCTTTGGCAATAAAATATGCAGATACCTTTACGTTTTTGTCGATGAATATgtcaaattatgaaaatgtaggcctacttcaatgttatttatttaaaaataattatctatTTGGAAAAGTCTCAAGCGGCATATTTTTAGTGTAGTAAAATGTTGCAAGTTAGTTAACTTagcatattataaatatttgaataCCTTCATTAAATAAACTTCCAAATACGATATTCTACTTTGCACTCGGTGATGTTAATTGCCAATTCATTCGCTAATGTTTGTGGCGATGCTACTTGTTTGAGATGCTGTGTCAGGACCTGAAACGATTATTTCATGTTCGAAAACCTACTAATTTGTCTGTAGTAAATCAGTTCTGAAAAGAAGGGTGGGCAAGCTCTGATGCATCCTCAGTGCCTTCAGTCCTGGTTCTAAATAACCACTAGCCTTACTTGCCAACCGTCTCCGGAGCTATACATCGATTGACAGTTATGTTTTAAGCCTACATCTAAAGAGTGTCTGAAGTCTGGATATGCCTAGGGAGATTATTCCATAAAATAGGAGCTCTGTAAGAGAAGGCTCTACCTCCCATTGTAATTGTACTTTGAATTTCAAACAGCCAGCATCTTGAGAACAAAGTAATCTTGGAAGAATATATGTAGATATTCAGATTCTTGAGGTACCCTGGAATAGTCTGATCACTTACCCTAACTTATCCTTGTTACCCTATCAAACTCTGATATATCAGAAAGACAAGATTCAAGCTACAGAGTTTAATACCAACTTATTTTTGAATTGAGGGAGAGAAAATGATTATTCATTACGAAGGCAAGGGCTATCTTCCTCAACCCAGACTGAAACCTCACATGCACTTTGTTACCCTGTAAGAAAGAATGAAAGGTTTGAAATAGGCCTTAGCCAGGACAGTGGAATCCAAATCCCACTTAATTTCTGCTATGTGAACATATCCTGATAACAGAGAAACATTAATTTTGTGACAAATTTTGGTAGCCAAGGTCAGTCGCTCCTTCAATAACTTCTGGGTATGGGGTTGAGAAGATGTGGATGATTTGGATGAAGAAACAAATTTGACAAGTTTGCTCTGAGATTTGGGAGTATGGGATTCAAGTCTTTCTGTGTGTCTAGGAGACGGTTCTTTGTTGTCAATTGCATATTACATATCTTTACATATCCACATTACATACCAAACAAGtcctattttacattacatattgtGTTCATTCACACATCACTGATCATAAGTTTCCAATCTCATCCAGTAGGTGTCAGTAGGCCAACTAAGCAAATCAAGACAGACATATCTGCAAAGAGTATATTTACTTACTTCAATCAAACAATCCATACATGGTCCAAGTGCAGACAATTTGGATTCACCATATAGTAATTGCTGAATttgttttatatgtagtcccccatttgaatgtttgagattgtatttggttgcacatcctttgcatgccatgacttcctgatgtctgtgacctggGTGAACATTTGCTTTGCCAGTCTGTACAGAATCAGATGAATGAATAAGCAATGTGCAGATTTTGGTTATTTACTGTATCTTTGGCTGCCAGCACTGGCAGAAAAATGGGGAGatgagtgtttttttaaaagattgtaGTCATAATGTAATTCACTCTGAGAACAACAGAGGTCAGCATTGTATGTAGAATGTCATTGAAGGCATGAGGATGTGGTTGCAGTTTACcacaaaataacatatttaacaGCTTAAATTTGCCATtcccacacacattacaactgacccatgttatttggctgacgctgttatccaaagtgacttccaattgcttagactaagcaggagacaatcccccaggagcaatgtggggttaagggccttgctcaatggcccaacacATTTGGATCCTGCCTTCATGGAGGACCATGTTTACACAGGTGAACCCACACAAAGACAATTACAGTCTTTgctcctaaataaataaatatttgttgtatAACACAGAGGTGAAGATGACcccattaccattaccattactctctctctctctctctctctctctctctctctctctctctctctctctctctc from Conger conger chromosome 14, fConCon1.1, whole genome shotgun sequence encodes:
- the LOC133109997 gene encoding protein transport protein Sec61 subunit alpha-like 1 — translated: MGIKFLEVIKPFCAVLPEIQKPERKIQFREKVLWTAITLFIFLVCCQIPLFGIMSSDSADPFYWMRVILASNRGTLMELGISPIVTSGLIMQLLAGAKIIEVGDTPKDRALFNGAQKLFGMIITIGQAIVYVMTGMYGDPSEMGAGICLLIIIQLFVAGLIVLLLDELLQKGYGLGSGISLFIATNICETIVWKAFSPTTVNTGRGTEFEGAIIALFHLLATRTDKVRALREAFYRQNLPNLMNLIATVFVFAVVIYFQGFRVDLPIKSARYRGQYNTYPIKLFYTSNIPIILQSALVSNLYVISQMLSTRFSGNFLVNLLGTWSDTSSGGPARAYPVGGLCYYLSPPESFGSVLDDPVHAVIYIVFMLGSCAFFSKTWIEVSGSSAKDVAKQLKEQQMVMRGHRETSMVHELNRYIPTAAAFGGLCIGGLSVMADFLGAIGSGTGILLAVTIIYQYFEIFVKEQSEVGSMGALLF